The following proteins are co-located in the Eublepharis macularius isolate TG4126 chromosome 5, MPM_Emac_v1.0, whole genome shotgun sequence genome:
- the BHLHE23 gene encoding class E basic helix-loop-helix protein 23, with amino-acid sequence MSAAPGAQLFAGAAAEAPERASMAELKSLGGGGGGDSFLALAQSYSQTAFAFGAGQAPRAYPGGAGGLELGAPPLGKAAESSGEQSGDEEDEAAFEGARTGGAGAGRESKLKASGPLGAKKPKEQRSLRLSINARERRRMHDLNDALDGLRSVIPYAHSPSVRKLSKIATLLLAKNYILMQAQALEEMRRLVAYLNQGQALGAPLPAGLAPFGQAAAGVYPFAGAALPACPDKCTAFPSAAAAGLCKHCNEKP; translated from the coding sequence ATGAGCGCGGCGCCGGGCGCACAGCTCTTCGCCGGAGCGGCGGCGGAGGCACCGGAGCGCGCCAGCATGGCCGAGCTGAAGTCgctgggcggcggcggcggcggcgactcGTTCCTGGCGCTGGCGCAGAGCTACAGCCAGACGGCGTTCGCCTTCGGGGCGGGCCAGGCGCCGCGCGCGTACCCCGGCGGGGCGGGCGGGCTGGAGCTGGGCGCCCCTCCGCTGGGCAAGGCGGCCGAGAGCAGCGGCGAGCAGAGCGGCGACGAGGAGGACGAGGCCGCCTTCGAGGGCGCCCGCACGGGCGGGGCGGGCGCGGGCCGCGAGAGCAAGCTGAAGGCCAGCGGGCCGCTGGGCGCCAAGAAGCCCAAGGAGCAGCGCTCGCTGCGGCTCAGCATCAACGCCCGCGAGCGGCGCCGCATGCACGACCTCAACGACGCGCTCGACGGCCTGCGCTCCGTCATCCCCTACGCGCACAGCCCGTCGGTGCGCAAGCTCTCCAAGATCGCCACGCTGCTGCTGGCCAAGAACTACATCCTCATGCAGGCCCAGGCCCTCGAGGAGATGCGGCGCCTGGTGGCctacctcaaccagggccaggcgCTCGGCGCCCCCCTCCCGGCCGGCCTGGCGCCCTTCGGGCAGGCCGCCGCCGGCGTCTACCCTTTCGCCGGCGCCGCGCTCCCCGCCTGCCCCGACAAATGCACTGCCTTCCCCAGCGCTGCCGCCGCCGGCCTTTGCAAACACTGTAACGAAAAGCCGTGA